Proteins from one Variovorax sp. PBL-E5 genomic window:
- a CDS encoding type IV secretory system conjugative DNA transfer family protein, with protein MLVGRKDAWALMGIGAGVAASSPWVAGNPYVLPALVGPAVGAGWFAFKRAREWLDRTDTVSRENFVLPSDETFGDLMSTKEGIRFGYTRDNGMPVDISDNFLTRHTAIIGQSGVGKTTLGEFLLWQQAIRGGGFIFIDAKLDAATRDKLNMMMQLCGRGDEFYVLNVDQPHNSNTYNPILKGDADEVASRLLNLIPGTENSPGADYFRQQANYALTVLTGALKSAKRRYNFSDLAILLQSDRALESLLRLRLGDEERMTLEMFLNQFRKKDKNGVGIDIKMVKDLLGGISGRIALFAQGKFGEVFNTYTPEIDLTDIVMNNKCLYVMLPTMGKDTAALNLGKIILSDLRTAVYNVQGVHKDKRPKPPFLVFADEMGSYVMSGIARLFEQARSAGICMIPAFQTFANLRTVGPDFEDIIIGNTWNKVCFKFASKDSPETAADIIGKTKKFAKSLSLSKNEGESSSNIRTTPQGNASDGAGMSESWKESEEYRVSPEHLKSLGLGEAVLLSGSRVFHINTPMLNFPEPIPEFKVTRHKVTMPPDELGLDLTDEYEQFLMVGSDESRAASAESSFTTAGA; from the coding sequence ATGCTGGTAGGTCGAAAAGACGCTTGGGCGTTGATGGGGATTGGTGCAGGCGTCGCGGCGTCAAGCCCTTGGGTTGCGGGCAACCCCTATGTACTCCCCGCATTGGTGGGGCCCGCTGTGGGCGCCGGGTGGTTCGCGTTTAAGCGAGCACGGGAGTGGCTCGACCGAACGGACACGGTCAGTCGCGAAAACTTCGTTCTTCCGTCGGATGAGACGTTTGGCGACCTCATGTCGACCAAGGAGGGAATTCGGTTCGGCTACACGCGTGACAACGGTATGCCCGTCGATATCAGCGACAACTTCCTGACTCGGCATACCGCCATCATCGGCCAGTCAGGTGTCGGCAAGACCACTCTGGGCGAGTTCCTTCTTTGGCAGCAGGCTATCCGCGGTGGCGGCTTCATCTTCATCGACGCTAAGCTCGATGCGGCGACGCGCGACAAGTTGAACATGATGATGCAGCTCTGCGGCCGCGGGGATGAGTTCTACGTCCTCAACGTCGACCAACCGCACAACAGCAACACCTACAACCCCATCCTCAAGGGCGACGCCGATGAGGTGGCCAGCCGGCTCCTCAACCTGATTCCGGGAACGGAAAACTCGCCAGGCGCCGACTACTTCCGCCAGCAGGCGAACTATGCCTTAACAGTGCTCACAGGCGCGCTGAAGTCAGCCAAGCGCCGCTACAACTTCAGCGACCTCGCCATCCTCTTGCAATCGGACCGGGCGCTGGAATCGCTGCTGCGGTTGCGCTTGGGCGATGAGGAACGCATGACCCTGGAGATGTTCCTCAATCAGTTTCGCAAGAAAGACAAGAACGGCGTTGGAATTGACATCAAGATGGTCAAGGATTTGCTGGGTGGCATCTCCGGGCGAATTGCACTCTTCGCGCAAGGAAAGTTCGGCGAGGTCTTCAACACCTACACGCCGGAAATTGACCTCACGGACATCGTGATGAACAACAAGTGTCTGTACGTCATGCTTCCGACCATGGGGAAGGATACGGCAGCGCTGAACCTCGGGAAAATCATTCTTTCCGACCTCCGCACTGCGGTCTACAACGTGCAGGGCGTGCACAAGGACAAGCGCCCGAAGCCCCCGTTCCTCGTCTTTGCTGACGAAATGGGCAGCTACGTCATGAGCGGTATCGCACGACTTTTCGAGCAAGCTCGAAGCGCAGGCATCTGCATGATTCCAGCCTTCCAGACCTTTGCGAACCTGCGCACGGTCGGTCCCGACTTCGAAGACATCATCATTGGCAACACCTGGAACAAGGTCTGTTTCAAGTTCGCATCCAAGGACTCTCCCGAGACGGCCGCTGACATCATCGGCAAGACCAAGAAGTTCGCGAAGTCCCTCTCGCTGAGCAAGAACGAGGGCGAATCCTCCTCCAACATCCGAACGACTCCCCAGGGCAACGCGTCGGACGGCGCCGGCATGTCCGAGTCCTGGAAGGAATCCGAGGAGTATCGCGTCAGCCCCGAGCATCTGAAGTCCCTGGGCCTCGGAGAGGCGGTCCTGCTGTCGGGCTCCCGCGTGTTCCACATCAACACGCCGATGCTCAACTTCCCGGAGCCTATTCCGGAGTTCAAGGTGACCAGGCACAAGGTCACGATGCCGCCTGATGAGCTGGGCCTTGACCTTACCGACGAGTACGAGCAGTTCCTGATGGTGGGGTCTGACGAGAGCCGAGCCGCCTCGGCTGAAAGCAGCTTCACCACCGCCGGCGCTTAA